Proteins encoded in a region of the Leishmania panamensis strain MHOM/PA/94/PSC-1 chromosome 7 sequence genome:
- a CDS encoding hypothetical protein (TriTrypDB/GeneDB-style sysID: LpmP.07.0510) codes for MARNKEHKQRFASKHTLAEKSKGRQLQSRQCNVKAGTSAHNKERSKQAAAALRKKRAHAALEQRRLGSADGLPRVIGIIPANESGNTEEILQGFCKSLNVDFPGGDQPFSIVSKEKKAAFTFVCEKNCNDQDCIDVAKVSDFLVLTLDCSQAVQNTIRELQDARAFAGDDGAETIATTWFSDVGLCITDYTRDLVAAINSQGAPSVVVVIQNLHTFADHQRQKVLRIHQRYFSSVQSDTAKIVPVVSQEDYTNILRHIQVSKIRTLKWRDQHPYMVVEDKTFDSQTQELTITGHLRGMPLSAAQLVHLTNHGTFQVSKIEEVRKSGERVLIEVSQEEERESLQQVQANLTLEDDGFPTDADVLYHQEMAQTHKIRVPAGVSSDQAAWYDTEENIVKDNSSEQHHITINEEDTFAEDAISYRTTQTDVDFLKAEDVMRLERMTDEERLLEMENLKELSDVDAWNPDMVDTPVNIPARQRFAKYRGMKSFHTGKWDPAENLPPQYAYIYKLQGYSRIRESAIDACKGGMAEVGMHIAITLIGVPQSVWSACERSLLIASGQLQHEQKWSVLHFQVQRASELDEPIKSKTPMLAHIGFRKFYVSPLFSDISSGDRSKFARFFHESDRFRMATFFGPISYNPCPLLLFQVPSLEEQVEGNPLRLACFGGALPPNPETLLLKRTVLSGRVAVIHKKQVVIKYMFFNDEDIKWFKPVDLYTKLGRRGKVTKPVGTHGLFKAVLNDQIMQHDVVCMDLFKRVFPKWTTVAFSMSDVTAGGRENEEEE; via the coding sequence ATGGCTCGCAACAAAGAGCATAAACAGCGCTTTGCATCAAAGCACACACTGGCTGAAAAATCTAAGGGTCGGCAGCTCCAGAGCAGGCAATGCAATGTGAAAGCTGGAACTTCTGCTCATAACAAGGAGCGATCAAAgcaggcagctgctgcactgcgaAAGAAGCGAGCCCACGCAGCTTTGGAGCAGCGACGCTTGGGAAGCGCTGACGGGTTGCCTCGTGTTATCGGCATTATTCCCGCAAACGAGTCCGGGAACACGGAGGAAATTCTCCAGGGGTTCTGCAAAAGTCTGAATGTAGATTTTCCAGGTGGCGATCAACCATTCAGTATTGTGtccaaagaaaagaaagcggctTTCACATTTGTCTGTGAAAAGAACTGCAATGATCAGGACTGCATCGACGTTGCAAAAGTGAGCGATTTTCTGGTGCTCACACTCGACTGTTCACAAGCCGTGCAAAACACTATCCGAGAGCTTCAGGATGCTCGCGCTTTCGCGGGCGATGACGGAGCAGAGACAATTGCGACAACGTGGTTCAGCGATGTTGGCCTATGCATCACGGACTACACGCGAGACCTAGTTGCAGCCATCAATTCGCAGGGTGCCCCAAGTGTTGTCGTTGTAATTCAGAACCTGCACACCTTCGCCGACCACCAGCGACAGAAAGTGCTGAGAATCCACCAACGCTATTTCAGCTCCGTGCAGAGTGACACAGCGAAAATCGTGCCCGTGGTTAGTCAAGAAGACTACACTAACATTCTGCGCCACATACAAGTGTCGAAAATCAGGACTCTGAAATGGAGAGATCAGCATCCGTACATGGTGGTGGAGGACAAGACCTTCGATTCCCAAACCCAGGAACTCACAATCACAGGCCATTTGCGTGGTATGCCTCTTTCTGCAGCACAGCTTGTTCACCTAACAAATCACGGTACTTTCCAGGTTTCCAAGATCGAAGAGGTGCGGAAGAGTGGTGAGCGAGTGCTTATTGAGGTATCTCAGGAAGAAGAACGCGAGTCGCTCCAGCAAGTTCAAGCCAATTTGACTCTCGAGGACGATGGTTTTCCAACTGATGCCGACGTACTTTACCATCAAGAAAtggcacagacacacaagaTTCGTGTACCGGCTGGGGTTTCCAGCGACCAAGCGGCGTGGTACGATACAGAGGAGAATATTGTGAAAGACAATTCAtcagagcagcaccacattACTATTAATGAGGAGGACACCTTTGCCGAGGATGCCATATCCTACCGCACGACGCAAACCGATGTGGACTTTCTCAAGGCTGAGGATGTCATGCGGCTGGAGAGGATGACCGACGAGGAAAGGCTACTGGAAATGGAAAATCTGAAGGAATTGAGTGATGTGGATGCTTGGAATCCAGATATGGTGGACACCCCTGTTAATATACCTGCGAGGCAACGTTTTGCTAAGTATCGCGGAATGAAGAGTTTTCACACAGGCAAATGGGATCCGGCGGAGAACCTACCACCGCAGTACGCTTACATTTACAAGCTCCAAGGGTATTCTCGCATTCGCGAGAGTGCGATTGACGCGTGTAAAGGAGGGATGGCTGAGGTAGGAATGCACATCGCCATCACTCTCATCGGCGTCCCTCAAAGTGTGTGGAGTGCCTGTGAGAGGTCTCTTCTTATTGCTTCTGGTCAGCTACAGCATGAGCAAAAGTGGTCTGTGCTTCACTTCCAGGTTCAGCGAGCGTCAGAACTGGATGAGCCTATCAAGTCAAAAACCCCCATGTTGGCGCACATTGGGTTCCGCAAGTTCTATGTCTCTCCGCTCTTTAGTGACATCAGCTCAGGCGACCGATCCAAATTTGCCCGCTTTTTCCACGAAAGTGACAGGTTCCGTATGGCGACATTCTTTGGTCCCATCAGCTATAACCCGTGCCCGTTGCTGCTTTTCCAGGTACCTTCACTCGAGGAGCAGGTAGAGGGAAATCCTCTGCGACTAGCATGCTTTGGCGGAGCCCTTCCACCCAATCCAGAAACTCTTCTGCTGAAGCGCACCGTTCTTAGTGGCCGCGTGGCGGTGATTCACAAAAAACAGGTCGTTATTAAATACATGTTCTTCAACGATGAGGATATCAAGTGGTTTAAGCCAGTTGACCTTTACACCAAGCTCGGCCGTCGTGGCAAGGTAACCAAACCTGTTGGCACCCATGGCCTTTTCAAGGCTGTCCTCAACGACCAGATTATGCAACATGATGTTGTATGCATGGACCTATTCAAGCGAGTATTTCCGAAATGGACTACGGTTGCGTTCAGCATGTCCGACGTCACTGCTGGGGGTAGGgaaaacgaggaggaagaatgA
- a CDS encoding hypothetical protein (TriTrypDB/GeneDB-style sysID: LpmP.07.0520) — protein MTAESDRQLFSRYVLEISQVQRNHVADRVEQLARHESLTWQYFVGCVAFSTGSVLAAFKAWGPRHIFKNSMYYARPLPPAISMGVVLYGITFTCRGMLMRNRICIMIEDYEYELKRVKAHHCEEGVTQLAWLEFVLDQVRQGSEGRFDFQKLRETPAMR, from the coding sequence ATGACAGCGGAAAGCGATCGGCAGCTGTTTTCGAGGTATGTTTTGGAAATATCTCAGGTGCAGCGAAATCATGTGGCAGACAGGGTAGAGCAGCTTGCCCGCCACGAGAGCCTCACGTGGCAGTATTTTGTTGGCTGCGTAGCTTTTTCCACTGGAAGTGTCCTGGCCGCATTCAAAGCGTGGGGACCACGGCACATTTTCAAGAATAGCATGTACTACGCGAGGCCCTTGCCTCCTGCCATAAGTATGGGAGTGGTTCTGTACGGAATCACGTTCACATGTCGAGGAATGTTAATGAGAAATCGCATTTGCATCATGATAGAGGACTATGAGTATGAGTTAAAACGAGTGAAAGCGCATCACTGCGAGGAGGGAGTGACGCAGCTAGCATGGCTTGAATTTGTTTTAGATCAAGTGAGACAAGGGTCGGAGGGTCGCTTTGATTTTCAAAAGCTGCGAGAGACCCCCGCAATGCGGTGa